One genomic window of Arvicola amphibius chromosome 4, mArvAmp1.2, whole genome shotgun sequence includes the following:
- the Cluh gene encoding clustered mitochondria protein homolog isoform X2, whose protein sequence is MVIKTDELPAAAPADSAREHGSQAGGKGRPNAAEPPSVMLLNGDCSETLKKEEGTAESPRENGLDEGEPGDETTGQEVIVIQDTGFSVKILAPGIEPFSLQVSPQEMVQEIHQVLMDREDTCHRTCFSLHLDGNMLDHFSELRSVEGLQEGSVLRVVEEPYTVREARIHVRHVRDLLKSLDPSDAFNGVDCNSLSFLSVFTDGDLGDSGKRKKGLEMDPIDCTPPEYILPGSRERPLCPLQPQNRDWKPLQCLKVLTMSGWNPPPGNRKMHGDLMYLFVITAEDRQVSITASTRGFYLNQSTAYHFNPKPASPRFLSHSLVELLNQISPTFKRNFAVLQKKRVQRHPFERIATPFQVYSWTAPQAEHAMDCVRAEDAYTSRLGYEEHIPGQTRDWNEELQTTRELPRKNLPERLLRERAIFKVHSDFTAAATRGAMAVIDGNVMAINPSEETKMQMFIWNNIFFSLGFDVRDHYKDFGGDVAAYVAPTNDLNGVRTYNAVDVEGLYTLGTVVVDYRGYRVTAQSIIPGILERDQEQSVIYGSIDFGKTVVSHPRYLELLERTSRPLKILRHRVLNDRDEEVELCSSVECKGIIGNDGRHYILDLLRTFPPDLNFLPVPGEELPEECIRAGFPRAHRHKLCCLRQELVDAFVEHRYLLFMKLAALQLMQQKASKVETPTSLENGGPPSAEAESEDSIGPEAGSEEEGSSVSGLAKVKELAETIASDDGTDPRSREVIRNACKAVGSISSTAFDIRFNPDIFSPGVRFPESCQDEVRDQKQLLKDAAAFLLSCQIPGLVKDCTEHAVLPMDGATLAEVMRQRGINMRYLGKVLDLVLRSPARDQLDHIYKIGIGELITRSAKHIFKTYLQGVELSGLSAAISHFLNCFLSSYPNPVAHLPADELLSKKRNKKRKNRPPGAADNTAWAVMTPQELWKNICQEAKNYFDFTLECDSVDQAVETYGLQKITLLREISLKTGIQILLKEYSFDSRHKPAFTEEDVLNIFPVVKHVNPKASDAFHFFQSGQAKVQQGFLKEGCELINEALNLFNNVYGAMHVEICACLRLLARLHYIMGDYAEALSNQQKAVLMSERVMGIEHPNTIQEYMHLALYCFASSQLSTALSLLYRARYLMLLVFGEDHPEMALLDNNIGLVLHGVMEYDLSLRFLENALAVTTKYHGPKALKVALSHHLVARVYESKAEFRSALQHEKEGYTIYKTQLGEDHEKTRESSEYLKCLTQQAVALQRTMNEIYRNGSSANIPPLKFTAPSMASVLEQLNVINGILFIPLSQKDLENLKAEVARRHQLQEASRNRDTVATDPEPARTLEDMGSPQTAKEDPSLSLEG, encoded by the exons AGCCCCCCTCAGTCATGCTGTTGAATGGTGACTGCTCAGAGAccttgaagaaggaagaagggacagcTGAGTCACCCAGGGAAAATGGGCTGGATGAAGGTGAGCCTGGAGATGAGACCACTGGACAGGAAGTCATTGTCATTCAGGACACAGGCTTTTCTGTGAAGATCCTGGCCCCTGGCATCGAGCCCTTTTCCTTGCAG GTATCCCCCCAGGAGATGGTGCAGGAGATCCACCAGGTGCTCATGGACCGTGAGGACACTTGTCATCGTACCTGCTTCTCACTACACCTGGATGGCAACATGCTGGACCACTTCTCAGAGCTGCGAAGTGTGGAGGGGCTGCAGGAGGGCTCAGTGCTCCGAGTTGTGGAAG AGCCCTACACCGTTCGTGAGGCGCGCATCCACGTGCGCCATGTTCGGGATCTCCTCAAGAGCTTGGACCCATCCGATGCTTTCAATGGAGTTGACTGCAACTCCTTGTCCTTTCTGAGTGTCTTCACTGATGGTGACTTAGGAG ACAGTGGGAAGCGGAAGAAGGGCCTGGAGATGGACCCCATTGACTGCACACCGCCTGAGTATATCCTGCCAGGGAGCCGGGAGCGGCCACTGTGTCCCCTGCAGCCCCAGAACCGTGACTGGAAG CCCCTGCAGTGTCTTAAAGTGCTCACCATGAGCGGTTGGAACCCACCTCCTGGGAACCGCAAGATGCATGGGGACCTCATGTACCTGTTTGTGATTACTGCTGAGGACCGGCAAGTCAGTATCACTGCGTCCACAAGGGGCTTCTACCTGAATCA GTCCACAGCCTACCACTTCAACCCCAAGCCTGCCAGCCCCCGCTTCCTCAGCCATTCCCTAGTAGAACTGCTCAACCAGATCAGCCCAACCTTTAAAAGGAACTTTGCTGTGCTGCAGAAGAAAAG GGTCCAACGCCACCCGTTCGAGAGGATTGCCACTCCGTTCCAGGTATACAGCTGGACAGCTCCCCAGGCAGAGCATGCCATGGACTGTGTGCGTGCTGAGGACGCCTATACCTCGAGGCTGGGCTACGAGGAGCACATTCCTGGACAG ACCCGGGATTGGAATGAAGAGTTGCAGACAACAAGGGAGCTGCCCCGCAAGAACCTGCCTGAGCGACTGCTTCGAGAAAGAGCCATATTCAAG gtacacaGTGATTTCACGGCAGCAGCCACAAGGGGTGCTATGGCAGTTATTGATGGTAATGTGATGGCCATCAACCCCAGCGAGGAGACCAAGATGCAGATGTTCATCTGGAACAACATCTTCTTTAGCCTGGGCTTTGATGTCCGGGACCACTACAAAGACTTTGGTGGGGATGTGGCAGCCTATGTAGCTCCCACCAATGACCTGAATGGCGTGCGTACTTATAATGCTGTGGATGTGGAGGGGCTGTACACGCTGGGTACAGTGGTAGTAGATTACCGGGGCTACCGTGTAACAGCTCAGTCCATCATCCCTGGCATCCTGGAGAGGGACCAGGAGCAGAGTGTCATCTATGGCTCCATTGACTTTGGCAAAACGGTGGTGTCACACCCACGCTATCTGGAGCTGCTGGAGCGCACCAGCAGGCCCCTCAAGATTCTGCGTCACCGAGTGCTTAACGACCGAGATGAGGAGGTGGAGCTCTGCTCTTCAGTGGAGTGTAAGGGCATCATTGGCAATGATGGGCGCCACTACATCCTTGACCTGCTGCGGACTTTCCCACCAGACCTTAACTTCCTTCCTGTGCCTGGTGAGGAGCTGCCTGAGGAGTGCATTCGTGCTGGCTTCCCCCGAGCCCATAGACACAAGCTGTGCTGTCTGCGCCAGGAACTGGTGGATGCCTTTGTGGAGCACAG GTACCTTCTCTTCATGAAGCTGGCTGCCTTACAGTTGATGCAGCAGAAGGCCAGCAAGGTTGAGACCCCCACCTCCCTAGAGAATGGTGGTCCTCCCTCAGCAGAGGCTGAGTCGGAAGACTCAATAGGACCTGAGGCAGGAAGTGAGGAGGAGGGCAGCAGTGTGAGTGGCCTCGCCAAGGTGAAGGAGCTGGCAGAGACCATCGCCTCTGATGATGGCACAG ACCCCCGAAGCCGAGAGGTGATCCGCAATGCCTGCAAAGCTGTTGGCTCCATCAGCAGCACAGCCTTCGACATCCGCTTCAACCCTGACATCTTCTCCCCAG GGGTTCGCTTTCCTGAGTCCTGCCAGGATGAAGTTCGGGACCAGAAGCAGCTATTGAAAGATGCAGCTGCCTTCTTGCTCTCCTGCCAGATCCCTGGTTTG GTAAAAGATTGCACAGAGCATGCTGTATTGCCCATGGACGGGGCCACATTGGCTGAGGTGATGCGCCAGCGTGGCATCAACATGCGCTACCTGGGCAAGGTGCTGGATCTGGTGCTGCGGAGCCCGGCCCGTGACCAGCTGGACCACATTTAT AAAATCGGTATTGGAGAACTCATCACACGCTCTGCCAAGCATATCTTCAAGACATATCTACAG GGAGTGGAGCTCTCAGGCCTTTCAGCTGCCATCAGCCACTTCCTGAACTGTTTCCTGAGCTCCTACCCCAACCCCGTGGCCCACCTCCCTGCTGATGAGCTGCTCTccaagaaaaggaacaagaagagaaaaaaccGGCCTCCAGGAGCTGCAGACAACACTGCCTGGGCTGTGATGACCCCCCAAGAGCTCTGGAAGAACATCTGCCAGGAAGCCAAGAACTACTTTGACTTCACCCTTGAGTG TgattctgtggaccaggctgtggAGACCTACGGACTGCAGAAGATAACACTGCTGCGAGAGATCTCACTGAAAACCGGGATTCAG ATTCTGCTGAAGGAGTACAGCTTTGACAGCCGCCACAAGCCTGCCTTCACAGAGGAAGACGTACTCAACATCTTCCCTGTGGTCAAGCATGTCAACCCCAAGGCCTCAGATGCCTTCCACTTCTTCCAGAGTGGGCAGGCCAAAGTACAGCAGG GCTTCCTGAAGGAAGGCTGTGAGCTCATCAATGAGGCCCTGAACCTGTTCAATAACGTGTATGGAGCAATGCATGTGGAGATCTGCGCCTGCTTGCGTCTCCTGGCTCGCCTCCACTACATCATGGGTGACTATGCTGAG GCACTCAGCAACCAACAGAAGGCAGTGCTGATGAGTGAGCGGGTGATGGGCATTGAGCACCCTAACACCATCCAGGAATAC ATGCACCTGGCCCTGTACTGCTTTGCCAGCAGCCAGCTGTCCACAGCCCTGAGCCTTCTGTACCGAGCCCGCTACCTCATGCTGCTTGTGTTCGGGGAGGACCACCCTGAGATGGCGTTGTTGGAC AACAACATTGGGCTAGTGCTGCATGGTGTAATGGAATATGACCTATCCCTGCGCTTCCTAGAGAATGCACTGGCTGTCACTACCAAGTACCATGGGCCCAAGGCCCTTAAGGTGGCTCTCAG CCACCACCTTGTTGCCCGGGTCTATGAGAGCAAAGCTGAGTTCCGGTCAGCCCTCCAGCATGAGAAGGAAGGTTACACCATCTACAAGACACAG CTAGGTGAGGACCACGAGAAGACCAGGGAGAGCTCTGAGTACCTCAAGTGCCTGACCCAGCAGGCTGTAGCCTTGCAACGCACCATGAATGAGATCTACCGCAATGGCTCCAGTGCTAACATCCCACCCCTCAAG TTCACAGCTCCCAGCATGGCCAGTGTCCTGGAGCAGCTCAATGTCATCAACGGCATTCTCTTCATTCCTCTCAG CCAAAAAGACTTGGAAAACCTGAAGGCAGAGGTGGCACGGCGGCACCAGCTCCAAGAGGCCAGCAGAAACAGGGATACTGTGGCCACTGATCCTGAGCCAGCGAGAACCCTGGAGGACATGGGCTCCCCTCAGACTGCCAAGGAAGATCCTTCTCTGAGCTTAGAGggataa
- the Cluh gene encoding clustered mitochondria protein homolog isoform X1, which produces MVIKTDELPAAAPADSAREHGSQAGGKGRPNAAEPPSVMLLNGDCSETLKKEEGTAESPRENGLDEGEPGDETTGQEVIVIQDTGFSVKILAPGIEPFSLQVSPQEMVQEIHQVLMDREDTCHRTCFSLHLDGNMLDHFSELRSVEGLQEGSVLRVVEEPYTVREARIHVRHVRDLLKSLDPSDAFNGVDCNSLSFLSVFTDGDLGDSGKRKKGLEMDPIDCTPPEYILPGSRERPLCPLQPQNRDWKPLQCLKVLTMSGWNPPPGNRKMHGDLMYLFVITAEDRQVSITASTRGFYLNQSTAYHFNPKPASPRFLSHSLVELLNQISPTFKRNFAVLQKKRVQRHPFERIATPFQVYSWTAPQAEHAMDCVRAEDAYTSRLGYEEHIPGQTRDWNEELQTTRELPRKNLPERLLRERAIFKVHSDFTAAATRGAMAVIDGNVMAINPSEETKMQMFIWNNIFFSLGFDVRDHYKDFGGDVAAYVAPTNDLNGVRTYNAVDVEGLYTLGTVVVDYRGYRVTAQSIIPGILERDQEQSVIYGSIDFGKTVVSHPRYLELLERTSRPLKILRHRVLNDRDEEVELCSSVECKGIIGNDGRHYILDLLRTFPPDLNFLPVPGEELPEECIRAGFPRAHRHKLCCLRQELVDAFVEHRYLLFMKLAALQLMQQKASKVETPTSLENGGPPSAEAESEDSIGPEAGSEEEGSSVSGLAKVKELAETIASDDGTVDPRSREVIRNACKAVGSISSTAFDIRFNPDIFSPGVRFPESCQDEVRDQKQLLKDAAAFLLSCQIPGLVKDCTEHAVLPMDGATLAEVMRQRGINMRYLGKVLDLVLRSPARDQLDHIYKIGIGELITRSAKHIFKTYLQGVELSGLSAAISHFLNCFLSSYPNPVAHLPADELLSKKRNKKRKNRPPGAADNTAWAVMTPQELWKNICQEAKNYFDFTLECDSVDQAVETYGLQKITLLREISLKTGIQILLKEYSFDSRHKPAFTEEDVLNIFPVVKHVNPKASDAFHFFQSGQAKVQQGFLKEGCELINEALNLFNNVYGAMHVEICACLRLLARLHYIMGDYAEALSNQQKAVLMSERVMGIEHPNTIQEYMHLALYCFASSQLSTALSLLYRARYLMLLVFGEDHPEMALLDNNIGLVLHGVMEYDLSLRFLENALAVTTKYHGPKALKVALSHHLVARVYESKAEFRSALQHEKEGYTIYKTQLGEDHEKTRESSEYLKCLTQQAVALQRTMNEIYRNGSSANIPPLKFTAPSMASVLEQLNVINGILFIPLSQKDLENLKAEVARRHQLQEASRNRDTVATDPEPARTLEDMGSPQTAKEDPSLSLEG; this is translated from the exons AGCCCCCCTCAGTCATGCTGTTGAATGGTGACTGCTCAGAGAccttgaagaaggaagaagggacagcTGAGTCACCCAGGGAAAATGGGCTGGATGAAGGTGAGCCTGGAGATGAGACCACTGGACAGGAAGTCATTGTCATTCAGGACACAGGCTTTTCTGTGAAGATCCTGGCCCCTGGCATCGAGCCCTTTTCCTTGCAG GTATCCCCCCAGGAGATGGTGCAGGAGATCCACCAGGTGCTCATGGACCGTGAGGACACTTGTCATCGTACCTGCTTCTCACTACACCTGGATGGCAACATGCTGGACCACTTCTCAGAGCTGCGAAGTGTGGAGGGGCTGCAGGAGGGCTCAGTGCTCCGAGTTGTGGAAG AGCCCTACACCGTTCGTGAGGCGCGCATCCACGTGCGCCATGTTCGGGATCTCCTCAAGAGCTTGGACCCATCCGATGCTTTCAATGGAGTTGACTGCAACTCCTTGTCCTTTCTGAGTGTCTTCACTGATGGTGACTTAGGAG ACAGTGGGAAGCGGAAGAAGGGCCTGGAGATGGACCCCATTGACTGCACACCGCCTGAGTATATCCTGCCAGGGAGCCGGGAGCGGCCACTGTGTCCCCTGCAGCCCCAGAACCGTGACTGGAAG CCCCTGCAGTGTCTTAAAGTGCTCACCATGAGCGGTTGGAACCCACCTCCTGGGAACCGCAAGATGCATGGGGACCTCATGTACCTGTTTGTGATTACTGCTGAGGACCGGCAAGTCAGTATCACTGCGTCCACAAGGGGCTTCTACCTGAATCA GTCCACAGCCTACCACTTCAACCCCAAGCCTGCCAGCCCCCGCTTCCTCAGCCATTCCCTAGTAGAACTGCTCAACCAGATCAGCCCAACCTTTAAAAGGAACTTTGCTGTGCTGCAGAAGAAAAG GGTCCAACGCCACCCGTTCGAGAGGATTGCCACTCCGTTCCAGGTATACAGCTGGACAGCTCCCCAGGCAGAGCATGCCATGGACTGTGTGCGTGCTGAGGACGCCTATACCTCGAGGCTGGGCTACGAGGAGCACATTCCTGGACAG ACCCGGGATTGGAATGAAGAGTTGCAGACAACAAGGGAGCTGCCCCGCAAGAACCTGCCTGAGCGACTGCTTCGAGAAAGAGCCATATTCAAG gtacacaGTGATTTCACGGCAGCAGCCACAAGGGGTGCTATGGCAGTTATTGATGGTAATGTGATGGCCATCAACCCCAGCGAGGAGACCAAGATGCAGATGTTCATCTGGAACAACATCTTCTTTAGCCTGGGCTTTGATGTCCGGGACCACTACAAAGACTTTGGTGGGGATGTGGCAGCCTATGTAGCTCCCACCAATGACCTGAATGGCGTGCGTACTTATAATGCTGTGGATGTGGAGGGGCTGTACACGCTGGGTACAGTGGTAGTAGATTACCGGGGCTACCGTGTAACAGCTCAGTCCATCATCCCTGGCATCCTGGAGAGGGACCAGGAGCAGAGTGTCATCTATGGCTCCATTGACTTTGGCAAAACGGTGGTGTCACACCCACGCTATCTGGAGCTGCTGGAGCGCACCAGCAGGCCCCTCAAGATTCTGCGTCACCGAGTGCTTAACGACCGAGATGAGGAGGTGGAGCTCTGCTCTTCAGTGGAGTGTAAGGGCATCATTGGCAATGATGGGCGCCACTACATCCTTGACCTGCTGCGGACTTTCCCACCAGACCTTAACTTCCTTCCTGTGCCTGGTGAGGAGCTGCCTGAGGAGTGCATTCGTGCTGGCTTCCCCCGAGCCCATAGACACAAGCTGTGCTGTCTGCGCCAGGAACTGGTGGATGCCTTTGTGGAGCACAG GTACCTTCTCTTCATGAAGCTGGCTGCCTTACAGTTGATGCAGCAGAAGGCCAGCAAGGTTGAGACCCCCACCTCCCTAGAGAATGGTGGTCCTCCCTCAGCAGAGGCTGAGTCGGAAGACTCAATAGGACCTGAGGCAGGAAGTGAGGAGGAGGGCAGCAGTGTGAGTGGCCTCGCCAAGGTGAAGGAGCTGGCAGAGACCATCGCCTCTGATGATGGCACAG TAGACCCCCGAAGCCGAGAGGTGATCCGCAATGCCTGCAAAGCTGTTGGCTCCATCAGCAGCACAGCCTTCGACATCCGCTTCAACCCTGACATCTTCTCCCCAG GGGTTCGCTTTCCTGAGTCCTGCCAGGATGAAGTTCGGGACCAGAAGCAGCTATTGAAAGATGCAGCTGCCTTCTTGCTCTCCTGCCAGATCCCTGGTTTG GTAAAAGATTGCACAGAGCATGCTGTATTGCCCATGGACGGGGCCACATTGGCTGAGGTGATGCGCCAGCGTGGCATCAACATGCGCTACCTGGGCAAGGTGCTGGATCTGGTGCTGCGGAGCCCGGCCCGTGACCAGCTGGACCACATTTAT AAAATCGGTATTGGAGAACTCATCACACGCTCTGCCAAGCATATCTTCAAGACATATCTACAG GGAGTGGAGCTCTCAGGCCTTTCAGCTGCCATCAGCCACTTCCTGAACTGTTTCCTGAGCTCCTACCCCAACCCCGTGGCCCACCTCCCTGCTGATGAGCTGCTCTccaagaaaaggaacaagaagagaaaaaaccGGCCTCCAGGAGCTGCAGACAACACTGCCTGGGCTGTGATGACCCCCCAAGAGCTCTGGAAGAACATCTGCCAGGAAGCCAAGAACTACTTTGACTTCACCCTTGAGTG TgattctgtggaccaggctgtggAGACCTACGGACTGCAGAAGATAACACTGCTGCGAGAGATCTCACTGAAAACCGGGATTCAG ATTCTGCTGAAGGAGTACAGCTTTGACAGCCGCCACAAGCCTGCCTTCACAGAGGAAGACGTACTCAACATCTTCCCTGTGGTCAAGCATGTCAACCCCAAGGCCTCAGATGCCTTCCACTTCTTCCAGAGTGGGCAGGCCAAAGTACAGCAGG GCTTCCTGAAGGAAGGCTGTGAGCTCATCAATGAGGCCCTGAACCTGTTCAATAACGTGTATGGAGCAATGCATGTGGAGATCTGCGCCTGCTTGCGTCTCCTGGCTCGCCTCCACTACATCATGGGTGACTATGCTGAG GCACTCAGCAACCAACAGAAGGCAGTGCTGATGAGTGAGCGGGTGATGGGCATTGAGCACCCTAACACCATCCAGGAATAC ATGCACCTGGCCCTGTACTGCTTTGCCAGCAGCCAGCTGTCCACAGCCCTGAGCCTTCTGTACCGAGCCCGCTACCTCATGCTGCTTGTGTTCGGGGAGGACCACCCTGAGATGGCGTTGTTGGAC AACAACATTGGGCTAGTGCTGCATGGTGTAATGGAATATGACCTATCCCTGCGCTTCCTAGAGAATGCACTGGCTGTCACTACCAAGTACCATGGGCCCAAGGCCCTTAAGGTGGCTCTCAG CCACCACCTTGTTGCCCGGGTCTATGAGAGCAAAGCTGAGTTCCGGTCAGCCCTCCAGCATGAGAAGGAAGGTTACACCATCTACAAGACACAG CTAGGTGAGGACCACGAGAAGACCAGGGAGAGCTCTGAGTACCTCAAGTGCCTGACCCAGCAGGCTGTAGCCTTGCAACGCACCATGAATGAGATCTACCGCAATGGCTCCAGTGCTAACATCCCACCCCTCAAG TTCACAGCTCCCAGCATGGCCAGTGTCCTGGAGCAGCTCAATGTCATCAACGGCATTCTCTTCATTCCTCTCAG CCAAAAAGACTTGGAAAACCTGAAGGCAGAGGTGGCACGGCGGCACCAGCTCCAAGAGGCCAGCAGAAACAGGGATACTGTGGCCACTGATCCTGAGCCAGCGAGAACCCTGGAGGACATGGGCTCCCCTCAGACTGCCAAGGAAGATCCTTCTCTGAGCTTAGAGggataa